A single Marinitoga aeolica DNA region contains:
- a CDS encoding cyclic nucleotide-binding domain-containing protein yields the protein MEEFLKNISLFKNLNDEQLSQISQILKPVNYKAGEIIVIEGQKGDTMYIFKKGKVQISHQLTLKIGSHHWEEGEKSMAILDAEKISFFGEMSLVTGSPRSATIKALSECELYEISKKDFEKLAEKRPDIGYKIMKEIAATLSHRIEGLNENILKLTTALSIALSKKKK from the coding sequence ATGGAAGAATTTTTAAAAAATATATCTTTATTTAAAAATTTAAATGATGAACAGTTATCACAAATTTCACAAATTTTAAAACCTGTAAATTATAAAGCAGGTGAAATAATAGTTATTGAGGGACAAAAAGGAGATACAATGTATATTTTTAAAAAAGGCAAGGTCCAAATTAGCCATCAGTTAACTCTTAAAATAGGATCTCATCATTGGGAAGAAGGAGAAAAATCCATGGCAATATTGGATGCAGAAAAAATTAGTTTTTTTGGAGAAATGTCATTAGTAACAGGTTCTCCACGTTCTGCTACTATTAAGGCGCTTAGTGAATGTGAATTATATGAAATTTCAAAAAAAGATTTTGAAAAACTTGCAGAGAAAAGGCCAGATATAGGTTATAAAATAATGAAAGAAATAGCCGCAACATTAAGCCATAGGATAGAAGGTCTTAATGAGAATATATTAAAACTAACAACAGCATTAAGTATAGCTCTTTCAAAAAAGAAAAAATGA
- the udk gene encoding uridine kinase: protein MYVIGIAGGTGSGKTTVAYKIRETLGTQNCEILPMDNYYRDLSHETLEERKQHNYDHPAMIENELMFKHLSDLKKGNTIDLPEYDFSQFTRVGATKFEPKPIIIVEGIFALYYEELRKLYDLAIYVDTENDIRFIRRLERDIKERGRSLESVIQQYTNTVKPMHDAYVEPTKKYADIIIPEGGFNEKAIQVVVNYIFRKMLK from the coding sequence ATGTATGTTATAGGAATTGCTGGTGGAACTGGTTCAGGTAAAACAACTGTAGCTTATAAAATACGAGAAACGCTTGGAACACAAAATTGCGAAATATTACCTATGGATAATTATTATAGAGATCTCAGCCATGAAACTCTTGAGGAAAGAAAACAACATAATTATGATCATCCTGCTATGATTGAAAATGAATTAATGTTTAAACATTTAAGTGATCTAAAAAAAGGAAATACAATCGACCTACCAGAATATGACTTTTCACAATTTACTAGAGTTGGCGCAACAAAATTTGAACCAAAACCAATAATTATAGTTGAGGGTATTTTTGCATTGTATTATGAGGAATTAAGGAAATTATATGACCTGGCTATTTATGTTGATACAGAAAATGATATAAGATTTATTAGAAGACTTGAAAGAGATATAAAAGAAAGAGGTAGGAGTTTAGAATCAGTTATTCAACAATATACTAACACAGTAAAACCCATGCATGATGCATATGTTGAACCAACAAAAAAATATGCTGATATTATTATTCCTGAAGGCGGTTTTAATGAAAAAGCCATTCAGGTTGTAGTAAACTATATTTTCAGAAAAATGCTTAAATAA
- a CDS encoding sigma-54-dependent transcriptional regulator: MPKILVIEDDKVLNKTMCDFLNKFNYKTICAMRGLEGLDLAKDENPDVIILDLRLPDVNGMDLIERLKNYTSEIIIITAHGDIADAVKATKLGVYNFLEKPVDLKVLINEVNRVFETVNLKKEIRKLREKLNEYPEIIGKSHFIEQIKEKINLIAKKNIPVLITGESGTGKDIIAQSIHRVSGREKFIAVNCGAIPPELFESELFGYEKGAFTGAEQSKPGKFEMANNGTLFLDEIGELPKNMQVKLLRVLENKEVERIGSTKTKKINVRIIAATNRDLKEMVEKGNFREDLYFRLSVFQINVEPLRNHKEDIPQLVNFFIHEANEEFGTNIKGINPDALDLLIKHNWPGNVRELKNVIYSMVAIATKDILDKTIIPENIKDSEGLEYIKIPLGLTLEEVEKRYILKTLEFTKNNKTQAANILGVAKMTLFSKLKKWEIN; the protein is encoded by the coding sequence ATGCCTAAGATTTTAGTAATTGAGGATGATAAAGTATTAAACAAAACAATGTGTGATTTTTTAAATAAATTTAATTATAAAACAATTTGTGCAATGAGAGGATTAGAGGGATTGGATTTGGCAAAGGATGAAAATCCTGATGTAATAATTTTAGATTTGAGATTACCCGATGTAAATGGAATGGATTTAATAGAGAGATTGAAAAATTATACCAGTGAAATAATAATTATTACAGCACATGGAGATATTGCAGATGCAGTAAAAGCTACTAAGTTAGGAGTTTATAATTTTCTTGAAAAACCAGTAGATTTAAAAGTATTGATTAATGAAGTTAATAGGGTTTTTGAAACTGTTAATTTAAAAAAAGAGATAAGAAAGTTAAGAGAAAAATTAAATGAATATCCTGAAATAATAGGTAAATCGCACTTTATTGAACAAATTAAAGAAAAGATAAATTTAATTGCAAAAAAAAATATACCTGTTTTGATAACTGGAGAGAGTGGGACAGGAAAGGATATAATAGCTCAATCTATTCATAGAGTTAGTGGAAGAGAAAAATTTATTGCTGTGAATTGTGGAGCTATCCCACCAGAATTATTTGAAAGTGAATTATTTGGATATGAAAAAGGGGCCTTTACTGGGGCGGAACAATCTAAACCTGGAAAGTTTGAAATGGCAAATAATGGCACTTTATTTTTAGATGAAATAGGTGAGTTGCCGAAAAACATGCAGGTAAAGCTATTAAGAGTATTGGAAAATAAAGAAGTGGAAAGAATAGGTTCAACAAAAACAAAAAAAATAAATGTTAGAATAATCGCAGCTACAAATAGAGATTTAAAAGAAATGGTTGAAAAAGGGAATTTTAGAGAGGATCTTTATTTCAGATTATCAGTTTTTCAAATAAATGTTGAACCTCTCAGAAATCATAAAGAAGATATTCCGCAGCTTGTTAATTTTTTCATTCACGAAGCTAATGAAGAATTTGGAACAAATATAAAAGGAATAAATCCAGATGCTCTTGATCTTCTTATAAAACATAATTGGCCCGGAAATGTTAGAGAATTAAAGAACGTTATTTACTCGATGGTGGCTATTGCAACAAAGGATATTTTAGATAAAACAATTATTCCTGAAAATATAAAAGATTCAGAAGGATTGGAATATATAAAAATACCACTTGGATTAACTTTGGAAGAAGTTGAAAAAAGATATATATTAAAAACATTAGAATTTACAAAAAATAATAAAACTCAAGCAGCAAATATTTTAGGTGTGGCGAAAATGACATTATTTTCAAAATTGAAAAAGTGGGAAATTAATTGA
- a CDS encoding tetratricopeptide repeat protein, producing the protein MPEEKKEQEEIDLGELLNDTEEINKLMDLDSLEASNESGLESLEEKKINEQIMDLDDLGMVESEEPDVADVEKLAEELEKKISEGTAKIDEEIPEINLEESKVEETKNEEKTEEIPELEVEEEMPELNIESEKSIKDENNEEIKVEETKNEEKAEEIPELEIEEEIPELDIEEEQEILNDEVEPQISENYVSEEINVENIENKEELEQKVEEKIIMPELEISNLNLENKMNSLESRLNTKLEEYEKEIAELKKQNKALEKELKHYDSKIKMVEEGIVVLLKNLISISLGDTSSVLNSILEIKSYISSSKNNLISLINLVEKLKEKIPEENYYAIYYIMGNLNAELGKYSEAEKSYLRALHICENNKSLDMQFNASVIQNNLGTMYVEINKKDLARKYFESSLEIRKKLKEKANGKYDLQLFYSLNNLGSLEMNSGNLEKAEKYLKEAYEILENLEVSKEDKAMILFNLGNLYGEKVDNEKAKEYFEKSYEIYKELYLKNPIKYEKKFKNVINILANYYSEDPQKYNSLIEELENM; encoded by the coding sequence ATGCCAGAAGAAAAAAAAGAGCAAGAAGAAATAGATTTAGGGGAATTGCTAAATGATACAGAAGAAATTAACAAATTAATGGATTTGGATTCTCTTGAAGCATCTAATGAATCTGGTTTAGAAAGTCTTGAAGAAAAGAAAATTAATGAACAAATTATGGATTTAGATGATTTAGGAATGGTCGAATCAGAAGAACCAGATGTTGCAGATGTGGAGAAGTTAGCTGAAGAGTTGGAAAAAAAGATAAGTGAAGGAACAGCAAAAATTGATGAAGAAATACCTGAAATAAATTTAGAAGAATCTAAGGTAGAAGAAACAAAGAATGAAGAAAAAACGGAAGAAATACCAGAATTAGAGGTAGAAGAAGAAATGCCGGAATTGAATATAGAATCTGAAAAATCAATAAAAGACGAAAATAACGAAGAGATAAAAGTAGAAGAAACGAAAAATGAAGAAAAAGCAGAAGAAATACCAGAATTGGAAATAGAAGAAGAAATACCGGAGTTAGATATAGAAGAAGAGCAAGAAATATTAAATGATGAAGTTGAACCACAAATTTCAGAAAATTATGTATCAGAGGAAATAAATGTAGAAAATATTGAAAATAAAGAAGAATTAGAACAGAAAGTAGAAGAAAAAATAATAATGCCAGAATTAGAAATATCCAATTTAAATCTAGAAAATAAAATGAATTCATTAGAATCAAGATTGAATACAAAATTAGAAGAGTATGAAAAAGAAATAGCAGAATTAAAAAAACAAAATAAAGCCTTAGAAAAAGAATTAAAGCATTATGATTCAAAAATTAAAATGGTTGAAGAAGGAATTGTTGTATTATTAAAGAATTTAATATCAATATCTTTAGGTGATACCAGTTCGGTATTAAATTCTATATTAGAAATTAAATCATATATTTCATCATCTAAAAATAATCTTATTTCATTAATAAACTTAGTAGAAAAGTTAAAAGAAAAAATTCCCGAAGAAAATTATTATGCAATTTATTATATTATGGGCAATTTAAATGCAGAATTAGGTAAGTATAGTGAAGCAGAAAAATCATATTTAAGAGCTTTGCATATTTGTGAAAATAATAAATCTCTGGATATGCAATTTAATGCATCAGTAATTCAAAATAATTTGGGGACAATGTATGTAGAAATTAATAAAAAAGATCTTGCTAGAAAATATTTTGAATCATCTTTAGAAATTAGAAAAAAATTAAAAGAGAAAGCAAATGGTAAATATGATTTACAACTTTTTTATTCTTTAAATAATCTTGGAAGTTTGGAAATGAATTCTGGGAATTTGGAGAAGGCAGAAAAATATTTGAAAGAAGCATATGAAATTTTGGAAAATTTAGAAGTTTCAAAAGAAGATAAGGCTATGATTTTATTTAATCTTGGAAATTTATATGGTGAAAAAGTGGATAATGAAAAAGCAAAAGAGTATTTTGAAAAATCATATGAAATATATAAAGAACTATATTTAAAAAACCCTATAAAATATGAGAAAAAATTTAAAAATGTTATAAATATATTGGCAAATTATTATTCAGAAGACCCTCAAAAGTATAATTCTTTAATAGAAGAATTAGAAAATATGTGA